The proteins below are encoded in one region of Mycobacterium shinjukuense:
- the uvrA gene encoding excinuclease ABC subunit UvrA, whose translation MADRLIVKGAREHNLRSVDLDLPRDSLIVFTGLSGSGKSSLAFDTIFAEGQRRYVESLSAYARQFLGQMDKPDVDFIEGLSPAVSIDQKSTNRNPRSTVGTITEVYDYLRLLYARAGTPHCPICGERIARQTPQQIVDQVLAMPEGTRFLVLAPVVRTRKGEFADLFDKLNAQGYSRVRVDGVVHPLTDPPKLKKQEKHDIEVVVDRLTVKAAAKQRLTDSVETALNLADGIVVLEFPDDRAHDHDRAREQRFSERLACPNGHALAVDDLEPRSFSFNSPYGACPECTGLGIRKEVDPDLVVPDPDRTLAEGAVAPWSTGHTAEYFIRMMAGLGEALGFDVDTPWRKLPAKARKAILEGSDEQVHVRYRNRYGRTRSYYADFEGVLAFLQRKMAQTESEQMKERYEGFMRDVPCPVCRGTRLKPEILAVTLAAGEHGAKSIAEVCELSIADCADFLTALTLGPREQAIAGQVLKEIQSRLGFLLDVGLEYLSLSRAAATLSGGEAQRIRLATQIGSGLVGVLYVLDEPSIGLHQRDNRRLIETLTRLRDLGNTLIVVEHDEDTIEHADWIVDIGPGAGEHGGRIVHSGPYDELLRNQDSITGAYLSGRESIEIPAIRRPVDPRRQLTVIGAREHNLRGIDVAFPLGVLTSVTGVSGSGKSTLVNDILAAVLANRLNGARQVPGRHTRVTGLDHLDKLVRVDQSPIGRTPRSNPATYTGVFDKIRTLFAATTEAKVRGYQPGRFSFNVKGGRCEACTGDGTIKIEMNFLPDVYVPCEVCQGARYNRETLEVHYKGKTIAEVLDMSIEEAATFFELIPGIHRYLCTLVDVGLGYVRLGQPAPTLSGGEAQRVKLASELQKRSTGRTIYILDEPTTGLHFDDIRKLLNVISGLVDKGNTVIVIEHNLDVIKTSDWIIDLGPEGGADGGTVVAQGTPEDVAMVPESYTGKFLAEVVGRNGASADPPRRLGRRSKVSA comes from the coding sequence GTGGCCGACCGTCTGATCGTCAAGGGTGCGCGTGAGCACAATCTGCGCAGCGTCGACCTTGACCTGCCCCGCGACTCGTTGATCGTGTTCACCGGGCTCTCCGGGTCGGGCAAGTCGTCGCTGGCGTTCGACACCATCTTCGCCGAGGGGCAGCGCCGCTACGTCGAGTCGCTCTCGGCCTACGCGCGCCAGTTCCTAGGACAGATGGACAAGCCCGACGTCGACTTCATCGAGGGTCTGTCCCCGGCGGTGTCCATCGACCAGAAGTCGACCAACCGTAACCCGCGGTCGACGGTCGGAACCATCACCGAGGTATACGACTACCTGCGGCTGTTGTACGCGCGCGCGGGCACGCCGCACTGCCCGATCTGCGGTGAGCGAATCGCGCGCCAAACCCCGCAACAAATCGTCGATCAGGTGCTGGCGATGCCGGAGGGCACCCGATTCCTGGTGCTGGCCCCCGTGGTGCGCACCCGCAAAGGCGAGTTCGCCGACCTGTTCGACAAGCTCAACGCCCAGGGCTACAGCCGGGTGCGGGTCGACGGTGTGGTGCATCCGCTGACCGATCCGCCGAAGCTGAAAAAACAGGAAAAACACGACATCGAGGTGGTGGTGGATCGCCTCACCGTCAAGGCCGCCGCCAAGCAGCGGCTGACCGATTCGGTGGAAACCGCGCTGAACCTCGCCGACGGCATTGTGGTGCTGGAGTTCCCCGACGATCGCGCCCACGACCACGATCGGGCTCGTGAGCAGCGGTTCTCCGAGAGACTGGCCTGCCCCAACGGACATGCCCTGGCCGTGGACGACCTGGAACCGCGGTCGTTTTCGTTCAACTCGCCCTACGGCGCCTGCCCCGAATGCACCGGCCTGGGCATCCGCAAGGAGGTCGACCCCGACCTGGTGGTGCCCGACCCGGACCGCACCCTGGCCGAGGGCGCGGTGGCGCCCTGGTCGACGGGCCACACCGCGGAGTACTTCATCCGGATGATGGCCGGGCTGGGTGAGGCGCTCGGGTTCGACGTCGACACGCCGTGGCGCAAGCTGCCGGCCAAGGCCCGCAAGGCGATTCTGGAAGGCTCCGATGAGCAGGTGCACGTGCGCTACCGCAACCGGTATGGCCGTACCCGGTCCTACTACGCCGATTTCGAGGGTGTGCTGGCGTTCCTGCAGCGCAAGATGGCGCAAACCGAATCCGAGCAGATGAAGGAACGCTACGAGGGCTTCATGCGGGACGTACCCTGCCCGGTGTGTCGGGGCACCCGGCTCAAGCCGGAGATTCTGGCGGTGACGCTGGCCGCGGGGGAGCACGGCGCCAAGTCCATCGCCGAGGTCTGCGAGCTGTCCATAGCAGACTGCGCCGACTTCCTGACCGCGCTCACGCTGGGGCCCCGCGAGCAGGCGATCGCCGGGCAGGTGCTCAAGGAGATCCAGTCGCGGCTGGGCTTTTTGCTCGACGTCGGGCTGGAGTACCTGTCGCTGTCGCGGGCGGCGGCCACGCTGTCCGGCGGTGAGGCCCAACGCATCCGGCTGGCCACCCAGATCGGCTCCGGGTTGGTGGGGGTGCTGTATGTGCTCGACGAGCCGTCCATCGGGCTGCACCAGCGTGACAACCGCCGGCTCATCGAAACCCTCACCCGGTTAAGGGATTTGGGCAACACGCTGATCGTGGTCGAGCACGACGAGGACACCATCGAGCACGCCGACTGGATCGTCGACATCGGCCCGGGGGCCGGCGAGCACGGCGGCCGCATCGTGCACAGCGGGCCGTACGACGAGCTGCTGCGCAACCAGGATTCGATCACCGGTGCCTACCTGTCGGGCCGGGAGAGCATCGAGATACCGGCGATCCGGCGCCCCGTCGACCCGCGTCGTCAGCTCACCGTCATCGGGGCCCGCGAGCACAACCTGCGCGGGATCGACGTGGCTTTCCCGCTTGGTGTGCTGACCTCGGTGACCGGGGTGTCGGGTTCCGGCAAGTCGACGTTGGTCAACGACATCCTGGCCGCGGTGCTGGCCAACCGGCTCAACGGGGCCCGCCAGGTCCCGGGCCGGCACACCCGGGTCACCGGGCTGGATCACCTGGACAAGCTGGTGCGGGTCGACCAGTCGCCGATCGGCCGCACGCCGCGATCCAACCCGGCCACCTACACCGGGGTGTTCGACAAGATCCGCACCCTGTTCGCCGCCACCACCGAGGCCAAGGTTCGTGGCTATCAACCCGGTCGATTCTCGTTCAACGTCAAAGGCGGTCGCTGCGAGGCCTGCACCGGCGACGGCACCATCAAGATCGAGATGAACTTCCTGCCCGACGTGTACGTGCCCTGCGAGGTGTGCCAGGGTGCCCGGTACAACCGGGAAACCCTGGAGGTGCACTACAAGGGCAAGACCATTGCCGAGGTGCTGGACATGTCGATCGAGGAAGCGGCGACGTTCTTCGAGCTGATCCCCGGCATTCACCGCTACCTGTGCACCTTGGTCGACGTCGGCCTGGGATATGTGCGGCTCGGCCAGCCCGCACCCACACTGTCCGGTGGTGAGGCGCAACGCGTCAAGCTGGCCTCTGAGTTGCAGAAGCGCTCGACCGGCCGCACCATCTACATCCTCGACGAGCCCACCACCGGACTGCATTTCGACGACATCCGAAAGTTGTTGAACGTCATCAGCGGACTTGTCGACAAGGGCAACACCGTGATCGTCATCGAACACAACCTCGACGTCATCAAGACATCCGACTGGATCATCGACCTGGGTCCGGAAGGCGGCGCCGACGGCGGAACCGTTGTCGCCCAAGGCACTCCAGAGGACGTCGCCATGGTGCCCGAAAGCTACACCGGGAAGTTCCTCGCTGAGGTCGTCGGTCGCAACGGCGCATCCGCTGACCCGCCGCGACGGTTGGGCCGGCGGTCAAAGGTCAGCGCCTAA
- a CDS encoding MBL fold metallo-hydrolase: MTTVDDNYTGHVEPGTAARRTLPGATIVKASVGPMDNNAYLVTCSATGETLLIDAANDAEVLIDLVRRYAPTLSLIVTSHQHFDHWQALEAVARATGAPTAAHEIDAAPLPVKPDRLLAGGDTVQIGELAFDVIHLRGHTPGSIALALGGPTTGGVTQLFTGDCLFPGGVGKTWQPGDFSQLLDDVVTRVFDVYDDSTVIYPGHGDDTVLGAERPHLGEWRERGW, from the coding sequence ATGACCACCGTCGATGACAACTACACCGGACACGTGGAACCGGGAACCGCGGCCCGCCGCACCCTGCCCGGCGCCACCATCGTGAAGGCGTCGGTGGGCCCGATGGACAACAACGCCTACCTGGTGACGTGTTCGGCGACTGGAGAAACGCTGCTGATCGACGCCGCCAATGACGCCGAGGTCCTCATCGACCTGGTCCGACGGTACGCCCCGACGTTGTCGCTGATCGTCACCAGCCACCAGCACTTCGATCATTGGCAGGCGCTGGAAGCGGTGGCCAGGGCCACCGGCGCGCCGACGGCCGCCCACGAGATCGACGCCGCACCCCTGCCGGTTAAACCCGACCGTTTGCTGGCGGGCGGCGACACCGTCCAGATCGGCGAGCTGGCCTTCGACGTCATCCACTTGCGTGGACACACCCCCGGATCGATCGCGCTCGCCCTCGGCGGCCCCACAACCGGAGGCGTCACCCAGCTGTTCACCGGCGACTGCCTGTTCCCCGGCGGCGTCGGTAAGACCTGGCAGCCCGGTGATTTCAGCCAACTGCTCGACGACGTCGTCACTCGGGTGTTCGACGTGTACGACGACTCCACCGTCATCTACCCCGGCCACGGCGACGACACCGTATTGGGTGCCGAACGCCCTCATCTGGGTGAGTGGCGCGAGCGAGGTTGGTAG
- a CDS encoding universal stress protein — protein sequence MSAYQTVLVGTDGSDSSMRAVDRAAQIAGADAKLIIASAYLPHHEDARAADILKDESYKVTGTGPIYEILHDAKERAHNAGAKNVEERAIEGAPVDALVNLAEEAKADLLVVGNVGLSTIAGRLLGSVPANVSRKAKVDVLIVHTT from the coding sequence ATGAGCGCCTATCAAACCGTGCTGGTAGGGACGGACGGCTCGGATTCGTCGATGCGCGCGGTAGATCGGGCGGCACAGATCGCGGGTGCAGACGCCAAGCTGATCATTGCCTCGGCGTACCTGCCCCACCATGAGGACGCCCGGGCCGCCGACATCCTCAAAGACGAGAGCTACAAGGTGACGGGTACCGGCCCGATCTATGAGATCCTGCACGACGCAAAGGAGCGGGCGCACAACGCCGGCGCAAAGAACGTCGAAGAACGGGCGATCGAAGGCGCCCCTGTCGACGCGTTGGTGAACCTGGCCGAAGAGGCCAAGGCGGACCTGTTGGTCGTGGGCAACGTCGGTCTGAGCACCATCGCGGGCCGGCTACTGGGATCCGTGCCGGCCAACGTCTCCCGCAAGGCCAAGGTCGACGTGCTGATCGTGCACACCACCTGA
- a CDS encoding mannosyltransferase: MSASTVEQPSAAPSSATVAKSARPRPRGRLCDPVAIAVLATVISGAWASRPSLWFDEGATISAAASRTLPELWKLLGHIDAVHGLYYLLMHGWFAIFPPTEFWSRVPSALAVGAAAAGVVVFSMQLAPGNRSVALCAGAVFAILPRVTWAGIEARSSALSVAAAVWLTVLMVASARRNRPWLWLTYALMLLVSILVSMNLVLLVPVYAAMLALVIPGQSRKSAVIWWTATSAAALGAVTPFVMFAHGQVWQVGWIAGLNRNLFLDVVHRQYFDHSVAFAILAGVVVLAAVTARLVGAREFGGDAGLLVAGATWIVLPTAVVLSYSATVEPIYYPRYLILTAPGAAVVLAVCIVTITRKPWLIAGVLVGFAVAAFPNYYFTQRGPYAKEGWDYSQVADVIGAHAAAGDCLLVDNTVPWRPGPIRALLAARPAAFRSLIDVGRGSYGPQVGALWDGHVAVWLTTAKIDACPALWTITNRDPSLPDHQAGRSLPPGSFGRAPAYRFPSYLGFRIVERWQFHYSQVVKSTR, translated from the coding sequence ATGTCTGCCTCGACCGTCGAGCAGCCCTCGGCGGCCCCTTCATCGGCCACCGTCGCCAAGTCGGCGCGCCCCCGGCCGCGCGGCAGGCTGTGCGACCCTGTGGCGATTGCCGTGCTGGCCACGGTCATCAGCGGCGCGTGGGCGAGCAGGCCATCGCTGTGGTTCGACGAGGGGGCGACGATTTCGGCTGCGGCCAGCCGGACATTGCCTGAGCTGTGGAAGTTGCTGGGTCATATCGACGCCGTGCACGGCCTGTACTACCTGTTGATGCACGGCTGGTTCGCGATATTCCCGCCAACCGAGTTCTGGTCGCGGGTTCCCAGCGCCCTGGCGGTTGGGGCCGCCGCCGCGGGTGTGGTGGTGTTCAGCATGCAGTTGGCGCCTGGCAACCGGTCCGTCGCGTTGTGCGCGGGTGCGGTGTTCGCCATCTTGCCGCGCGTGACCTGGGCCGGGATCGAGGCCCGCTCCTCGGCGTTGTCGGTGGCTGCCGCGGTGTGGCTGACCGTGTTGATGGTCGCCTCGGCACGACGCAACAGACCGTGGCTATGGCTGACGTACGCGCTAATGTTGCTGGTATCGATTCTGGTCAGCATGAACCTGGTGCTGTTGGTGCCGGTCTATGCCGCCATGCTGGCGCTGGTGATCCCCGGACAATCTCGGAAATCTGCCGTCATCTGGTGGACGGCCACGTCGGCGGCAGCGCTGGGAGCCGTGACGCCGTTCGTGATGTTCGCCCACGGCCAGGTCTGGCAGGTCGGCTGGATTGCGGGCCTGAACAGGAACCTTTTCCTCGACGTGGTCCATCGGCAGTACTTCGACCACAGCGTTGCGTTCGCCATCCTGGCCGGCGTTGTCGTCCTTGCAGCCGTGACGGCTCGACTGGTCGGCGCGCGGGAGTTCGGGGGTGACGCCGGCCTGCTGGTTGCCGGCGCCACGTGGATCGTTCTGCCCACCGCCGTGGTCCTCAGCTACTCGGCGACCGTCGAACCGATCTACTACCCGCGCTACCTGATTCTCACCGCTCCGGGGGCGGCCGTCGTCCTTGCGGTCTGCATCGTCACGATCACCCGCAAGCCCTGGCTCATCGCCGGTGTCCTCGTGGGCTTCGCCGTCGCCGCGTTTCCGAATTATTACTTCACCCAGCGCGGGCCGTATGCCAAAGAGGGCTGGGACTACAGCCAGGTCGCCGACGTCATCGGCGCGCACGCCGCGGCCGGGGATTGTCTGCTGGTGGACAACACCGTGCCGTGGCGGCCCGGGCCGATACGCGCGCTGCTGGCCGCGCGGCCCGCGGCGTTCCGCTCGTTGATCGACGTGGGGCGCGGCTCCTACGGCCCCCAGGTCGGCGCGTTGTGGGATGGTCATGTCGCCGTGTGGTTGACGACGGCCAAGATCGATGCGTGTCCCGCGTTGTGGACGATCACCAACCGAGACCCGTCGCTGCCCGATCACCAAGCCGGTCGATCGTTGCCACCGGGGAGTTTCGGGCGTGCTCCGGCGTACCGGTTTCCGAGCTACCTTGGTTTCCGCATTGTCGAGCGGTGGCAGTTCCACTATTCGCAAGTGGTCAAGTCAACGCGGTGA
- a CDS encoding MFS transporter yields the protein MTETASETGSWRELLGGHLRTSTVLAGGVAIYATNEFLTISLLPSTIAEIGGSRLYAWATTLYLVGSVVAATTVNSMLQRVGARSSYLMGLTVFGVASALCAAAPNMEVLVAGRTLQGVAGGLLAGLGYALINTALPHSLWTRGSALVSAMWGVATLVGPTSGGLFAQFGLWRWAFGSMAMLAALMAMLVLAVLAVSPADSSAPKPAHKVPVWSVLLIGAAALAVSVAELPRYLVQTAGLLTAGALLVGVFVIVDCRMHAAVLPRCVFGAGPLKWIYLTMAVLMMAVMVNTYVPLFGQRLGHLTPVAAGFLGAAISMGWTSGEIVSASLSKPRLVGRVVAAAPLVMASGLALDAVTQRANATSGTVMLWALGLLITGTGIGIAWPHLTVRAMNCVDDPADSSTAAAAVNTIQLVSGAFGAGLAGLVVNTATGGDVVGARWLFAVFTALAGIGFAASHRATHSDRRSPR from the coding sequence GTGACCGAGACCGCGAGCGAGACCGGCAGTTGGCGTGAGCTGCTGGGCGGGCACCTGCGCACGTCCACCGTGCTCGCCGGCGGGGTTGCGATATACGCCACCAACGAATTCCTGACCATCAGCCTGCTGCCCAGCACCATCGCCGAGATCGGCGGCTCCCGGCTGTACGCCTGGGCGACCACCCTGTATCTGGTCGGGTCGGTGGTGGCGGCGACCACGGTCAACTCGATGCTGCAGCGGGTGGGGGCACGCTCGTCGTATCTGATGGGGTTGACCGTGTTCGGCGTGGCCAGCGCGCTGTGCGCGGCCGCGCCCAACATGGAGGTTCTGGTCGCCGGACGCACCCTGCAGGGGGTGGCCGGCGGTTTGCTGGCTGGCCTGGGCTACGCGCTCATCAACACCGCGCTGCCCCATTCGCTCTGGACCCGCGGCTCGGCGCTGGTATCGGCGATGTGGGGGGTGGCGACGTTGGTCGGGCCGACGTCCGGTGGGCTGTTCGCCCAATTCGGGCTGTGGCGCTGGGCGTTTGGATCGATGGCGATGCTGGCCGCGCTGATGGCCATGTTGGTACTGGCCGTGCTGGCGGTGAGCCCCGCCGATTCGAGTGCCCCGAAACCGGCGCACAAGGTGCCGGTCTGGTCGGTGCTGTTGATCGGGGCGGCCGCGCTGGCGGTCAGCGTCGCCGAGTTGCCGCGCTACCTGGTGCAGACCGCGGGACTGCTCACCGCCGGCGCGCTGCTGGTCGGGGTGTTCGTCATCGTCGACTGCCGCATGCACGCGGCGGTGTTGCCGCGCTGCGTTTTCGGCGCCGGGCCGTTGAAATGGATCTACTTGACCATGGCGGTGTTGATGATGGCGGTGATGGTCAACACCTACGTGCCGCTGTTCGGCCAGCGGCTGGGCCATCTGACGCCGGTGGCGGCCGGCTTCCTGGGCGCGGCGATATCGATGGGCTGGACATCCGGCGAGATCGTCAGCGCATCGCTGAGCAAGCCGAGGCTTGTCGGGCGTGTGGTCGCCGCCGCACCGTTGGTGATGGCGTCGGGTCTGGCCCTGGACGCGGTGACCCAACGGGCCAACGCGACGAGTGGGACCGTCATGCTCTGGGCGCTGGGGCTGCTGATCACCGGGACCGGGATCGGCATCGCCTGGCCGCATCTGACGGTGCGCGCGATGAACTGTGTCGACGATCCGGCCGATAGCAGCACCGCCGCCGCGGCGGTCAACACCATTCAGCTGGTCTCCGGAGCCTTCGGTGCCGGACTGGCCGGCTTGGTGGTAAACACCGCCACCGGCGGCGACGTCGTGGGGGCCCGTTGGCTGTTCGCGGTGTTTACCGCGTTGGCAGGCATCGGTTTCGCCGCGTCCCACCGGGCGACGCATAGTGATCGCCGCTCACCGCGTTGA
- the uvrB gene encoding excinuclease ABC subunit UvrB, protein MAFATEHPVVAHSEYRAVEEIVRSGARFEVVSPHAPAGDQPAAIDELERRLKAGERDVVLLGATGTGKSATTAWLIERLQRPTLVMEPNKTLAAQMANELREMLPHNAVEYFVSYYDYYQPEAYIAQTDTYIEKDSSINDDVERLRHSATSALLSRRDVVVVASVSCIYGLGTPQSYLDRSVELRVGTEVPRDGLLRLLVDVQYTRNDMSFTRGSFRVRGDTVEIIPSYEELAVRIEFFGDEIEALYYLHPLTGEVIRQVDSLRIFPATHYVAGPERMAHAISTIEVELAERLAELEGQGKLLEAQRLRMRTNYDIEMMRQVGFCSGIENYSRHIDCRGPGTPPATLLDYFPEDFLLVIDESHVTVPQIGGMYEGDISRKRNLVEYGFRLPSACDNRPLTWEEFANRIGQTVYLSATPGPYELSQTGGEFVEQVIRPTGLVDPKVVVKPTKGQIDDLIGEIRKRAEADQRVLVTTLTKKMAEDLTDYLLEMGIRVRYLHSEVDTLRRVELLRQLRLGDYDVLVGINLLREGLDLPEVSLVAILDADKEGFLRSSRSLIQTIGRAARNVSGEVHMYADTITDSMKEAIDETERRRAKQIAYNEANGIDPQPLRKKIADILDQVYREADDTEAGHPIPVGGSGRNASRGRRAQGEPGRAVSAGIFEGRDTSAMPRAELADLIKDLTEQMMAAARDLQFELAARFRDEIADLKKELRAMDVAGLK, encoded by the coding sequence ATGGCCTTCGCCACCGAGCACCCCGTCGTCGCGCATTCGGAATACCGTGCCGTCGAGGAGATCGTGCGCAGCGGTGCCCGCTTCGAGGTGGTCAGCCCGCACGCACCCGCCGGTGACCAGCCGGCCGCCATCGACGAGTTGGAGCGGCGCCTCAAAGCGGGGGAGCGCGACGTGGTGCTGCTCGGGGCCACCGGCACCGGCAAGTCGGCGACCACCGCGTGGCTGATCGAGCGCCTGCAGCGGCCCACCCTGGTGATGGAGCCGAACAAGACGCTGGCCGCCCAGATGGCGAACGAGCTACGAGAAATGTTGCCGCACAACGCGGTTGAGTACTTCGTGTCGTACTACGACTACTACCAGCCGGAGGCGTACATCGCGCAGACCGACACCTACATCGAAAAGGACAGCTCCATCAACGACGACGTGGAGCGGCTGCGGCACTCGGCGACGTCGGCGTTGCTGTCCCGGCGCGACGTGGTGGTGGTGGCCTCGGTGTCCTGCATCTACGGCCTGGGAACCCCGCAGTCCTACCTGGACCGCTCCGTCGAGCTGCGGGTCGGCACCGAGGTGCCGCGCGACGGGCTGCTGCGGCTGCTGGTCGACGTGCAGTACACCCGCAACGACATGTCCTTCACCCGCGGTTCGTTCCGGGTGCGTGGCGATACCGTCGAGATCATCCCCTCCTACGAAGAGCTGGCGGTTCGCATCGAGTTCTTCGGCGACGAGATCGAGGCGCTCTATTACCTGCACCCGCTGACCGGCGAGGTGATCCGCCAGGTCGACTCGCTGCGGATCTTCCCGGCGACCCACTACGTGGCCGGTCCCGAGCGCATGGCGCACGCGATCTCCACCATCGAGGTGGAACTGGCCGAGCGCCTGGCCGAACTCGAGGGCCAGGGCAAGCTGCTGGAGGCGCAGCGGCTGCGGATGCGCACCAACTACGACATCGAGATGATGCGCCAGGTCGGGTTCTGCTCGGGCATCGAGAACTACTCGCGCCACATCGACTGCCGGGGTCCCGGAACGCCACCGGCCACGCTGCTCGACTACTTCCCGGAGGATTTCCTGCTGGTCATCGACGAGTCGCACGTCACCGTGCCGCAGATCGGGGGCATGTACGAAGGCGACATCTCGCGCAAGCGCAATCTTGTCGAGTACGGATTCCGGTTGCCGTCGGCGTGCGACAACCGCCCGCTGACCTGGGAGGAGTTCGCCAACCGGATCGGGCAGACGGTGTACTTGTCGGCCACTCCCGGACCGTACGAACTCAGCCAGACCGGTGGCGAGTTCGTCGAGCAGGTGATCCGGCCGACCGGCCTGGTGGATCCGAAAGTGGTGGTCAAGCCGACCAAGGGGCAGATCGACGATCTGATCGGCGAGATCCGAAAGCGCGCCGAGGCCGACCAGCGGGTGCTGGTGACGACGCTGACCAAGAAGATGGCCGAAGACCTCACCGACTACCTGCTCGAAATGGGCATCCGGGTGCGCTACCTGCACTCCGAGGTCGACACCCTGCGCCGGGTGGAGCTGCTGCGCCAGCTTCGGCTCGGTGACTACGACGTGCTGGTCGGCATCAACCTGCTGCGCGAGGGCCTGGACCTGCCCGAGGTGTCGCTGGTGGCGATCCTGGACGCCGACAAGGAGGGGTTCCTGCGGTCGTCGCGCAGCCTCATCCAGACCATCGGCCGCGCGGCCCGCAACGTCTCCGGCGAAGTGCACATGTACGCCGACACAATCACCGACTCGATGAAAGAAGCCATCGACGAGACCGAACGGCGCCGGGCCAAGCAGATCGCCTACAACGAAGCCAACGGGATCGACCCGCAGCCGCTGCGCAAAAAGATCGCCGACATCCTTGACCAGGTCTATCGCGAGGCCGACGATACCGAGGCCGGCCACCCCATCCCGGTGGGCGGGTCCGGCCGCAATGCGTCCCGCGGTCGGCGCGCCCAGGGTGAGCCCGGTCGCGCGGTCAGCGCCGGCATTTTCGAGGGTCGCGACACCTCCGCCATGCCGCGCGCCGAGTTGGCCGACCTGATTAAAGACCTCACCGAGCAGATGATGGCCGCGGCTCGTGACCTGCAATTCGAGCTGGCCGCCCGGTTCCGTGACGAGATCGCCGACCTCAAGAAGGAACTGCGCGCGATGGACGTCGCCGGCCTGAAGTGA
- a CDS encoding DUF402 domain-containing protein — MRAVDEYTVRPWGLYLARPTPGRAQFHYLESWLLPSLGLRATVFHFNAGHERDHDYYLDVGEYTPGPAVWRSEDHYLDIEVRTGRGAQLADVGELLDAVRHGLLTREVAERAILRAVHAVDELARNGYDLDRWLADEGMMLSWRGAN; from the coding sequence GTGCGGGCCGTGGACGAGTACACGGTGCGTCCCTGGGGGCTCTACCTGGCCCGTCCCACCCCCGGCCGGGCCCAGTTCCATTACCTCGAATCCTGGCTGTTACCGTCGCTGGGGTTGCGCGCCACGGTGTTTCACTTCAACGCAGGCCATGAACGCGACCACGATTACTATCTTGACGTGGGTGAATACACTCCCGGCCCGGCGGTGTGGCGCTCCGAAGACCACTATCTTGACATCGAGGTCCGAACCGGACGTGGGGCGCAGCTCGCCGACGTCGGCGAGCTGCTGGACGCCGTACGCCACGGTCTATTGACCCGGGAGGTCGCCGAGCGGGCGATCCTCCGCGCCGTGCACGCCGTCGACGAGCTGGCCCGCAATGGCTATGACCTCGACCGCTGGCTGGCTGACGAAGGGATGATGCTCAGCTGGCGCGGCGCCAATTGA
- the coaE gene encoding dephospho-CoA kinase: MLRIGLTGGIGAGKSLLSTTFSRCGGIIVDGDMLAREVVQPGSEGLASLVDAFGRDILLPDGALDRQALAAKAFRDEAARGVLNGIVHPLVARRRSEILAAVAGDSGDAVVVEDIPLLVESGMAPLFPLVVVVHADVEVRVRRLVEQRGMAEQDARARIAAQATDEQRRAVADVWLDNSGSPEAFVQRARDVWHHRIEPFARNLSQRRSARAPARLMPADPSWPDQARRIVARLQTACGHRALRVDHIGSTALPAYPDFHAKDVIDIQITVESLHVADELAEPLLSAGYPRLEHITQDTAKADARSTVGRYDHTDSAALWHKRVHASADPGRPTNVHLRVHGWPNQQFALLFVDWLAANPGVRAEYLALKRDAEKRCGGDIAHYVAAKEPWFLGAYRRAWEWADSVNWRRAS, from the coding sequence ATGCTGCGCATCGGGCTGACCGGCGGCATTGGCGCCGGGAAGTCGTTGCTGTCCACGACGTTTTCGCGATGCGGGGGCATCATCGTCGACGGGGACATGCTGGCCCGTGAGGTGGTCCAGCCGGGCAGCGAAGGGCTCGCGTCGCTGGTCGACGCGTTCGGTCGCGACATCTTGCTCCCGGACGGCGCGCTCGATCGGCAGGCATTGGCGGCCAAGGCGTTTCGCGATGAGGCGGCGCGCGGTGTGCTCAACGGGATCGTGCACCCGCTGGTGGCCCGGCGGCGCTCCGAGATCCTCGCGGCGGTGGCTGGGGATTCCGGGGATGCGGTTGTGGTCGAAGACATTCCGCTGCTGGTGGAATCCGGGATGGCGCCGTTGTTCCCGCTGGTGGTGGTGGTGCACGCCGACGTTGAGGTACGGGTACGACGGCTGGTCGAGCAACGCGGCATGGCCGAGCAGGACGCCCGGGCCCGGATCGCCGCGCAAGCGACCGACGAGCAGCGTCGTGCCGTCGCCGACGTGTGGCTGGACAACTCGGGCAGCCCGGAGGCTTTCGTGCAGCGAGCCCGCGACGTGTGGCACCACCGGATCGAGCCGTTCGCTCGCAATCTGAGTCAGCGCCGGAGCGCGCGCGCTCCGGCGCGGCTGATGCCGGCCGACCCGAGCTGGCCCGACCAGGCCCGGCGCATCGTCGCCCGGTTGCAGACGGCGTGCGGCCACCGAGCGTTGCGGGTCGACCACATCGGCTCGACCGCGCTGCCGGCGTACCCCGATTTTCACGCCAAGGACGTCATCGACATTCAGATCACCGTCGAATCACTGCACGTGGCCGACGAACTGGCCGAGCCGTTGCTGTCCGCCGGCTACCCGCGGCTCGAGCACATCACCCAGGACACCGCCAAAGCCGACGCCCGCAGCACCGTCGGCCGCTACGACCACACCGACAGTGCCGCTCTGTGGCACAAGCGCGTGCACGCCTCGGCGGATCCCGGTCGGCCGACCAACGTGCACCTGCGGGTGCACGGCTGGCCCAACCAGCAGTTCGCCCTGCTGTTCGTCGACTGGCTGGCGGCCAACCCCGGTGTGCGTGCCGAGTATCTGGCCCTCAAGCGCGACGCCGAAAAGCGTTGCGGCGGAGACATTGCACATTATGTCGCCGCCAAGGAGCCGTGGTTCCTCGGTGCCTACCGGCGGGCCTGGGAGTGGGCAGACTCGGTCAATTGGCGCCGCGCCAGCTGA